Proteins encoded by one window of Chryseobacterium sp. POL2:
- the trxB gene encoding thioredoxin-disulfide reductase yields MENILDCVIVGSGPAGYTAAIYAARANLKPELFTGLEPGGQLTTTTEVENFPGYPDGITGPEMMMQLQKQAERFDTKVHYEMISKVEFATKRGGVHKLSTGSREILAKTVIISTGAQAKYLGLDDEKKYAGGGVSACATCDGFFYRGKDVVVVGAGDTAAEEATYLSKICNKVTMLVRKDHFRASKVMVDRVMSTPNIEVKFNHELIGIEGENAMVERAVVIDNQTQEKSTVDVHGIFIAIGHKPNTDIFKDQITLDENAYIITEGKSSLTNLPGVFAAGDVQDHHYRQAITAAGSGCMAAMDAEKYLGELHGENHNWVEQD; encoded by the coding sequence ATGGAAAACATTTTAGATTGCGTTATCGTAGGATCGGGACCAGCAGGTTACACCGCAGCAATATACGCAGCAAGAGCTAACCTAAAACCAGAATTATTTACAGGACTAGAGCCAGGTGGGCAGTTGACAACCACGACAGAGGTTGAAAACTTCCCTGGATATCCCGATGGTATTACAGGTCCCGAGATGATGATGCAACTACAAAAACAAGCAGAACGTTTCGACACTAAAGTACACTATGAAATGATCAGCAAAGTTGAATTTGCGACAAAAAGAGGAGGGGTACACAAGCTTTCTACAGGAAGTCGCGAAATTTTGGCAAAAACAGTAATCATCTCCACAGGTGCTCAGGCAAAATATCTTGGTCTAGATGATGAAAAAAAATATGCAGGCGGTGGCGTGTCGGCTTGTGCAACATGTGACGGATTTTTCTACAGAGGAAAAGATGTTGTTGTTGTTGGTGCTGGGGATACAGCTGCAGAAGAAGCAACCTATCTTTCCAAAATCTGTAACAAGGTGACCATGTTGGTGCGCAAAGATCATTTCCGTGCTTCTAAAGTCATGGTAGATCGCGTGATGTCCACACCGAATATCGAAGTAAAATTCAATCATGAATTAATTGGTATAGAAGGGGAGAACGCAATGGTAGAACGCGCCGTTGTTATCGATAACCAAACTCAAGAAAAATCAACAGTCGATGTACACGGTATTTTTATCGCCATTGGCCACAAACCCAATACCGATATTTTTAAAGATCAAATTACCTTGGATGAAAACGCCTACATCATTACCGAAGGAAAGTCTTCTTTAACCAATCTACCAGGTGTTTTTGCTGCCGGTGATGTACAAGACCATCATTACAGACAGGCTATTACTGCTGCGGGAAGTGGTTGTATGGCTGCGATGGATGCAGAAAAATATTTGGGCGAGCTACATGGCGAAAACCACAATTGGGTGGAACAAGATTAA
- the crcB gene encoding fluoride efflux transporter CrcB codes for MLRNLILIFIGGGIGSILRYLISFFSARFIKIGSFPLATLCINLIGCFLIGLLASYFIKHDSTLKFLFITGFCGGFTTFSTFSAENLSLYQNGNYISLFFYVLLSVVIGFFAVLMGASIIKT; via the coding sequence ATGTTAAGAAATTTAATTTTAATATTCATAGGAGGTGGGATAGGCAGCATACTGCGCTATCTCATCTCTTTTTTTTCGGCGCGGTTTATCAAAATAGGGAGTTTTCCTTTAGCCACTTTATGTATTAATCTCATTGGATGTTTTCTCATTGGCTTGTTGGCATCTTATTTTATTAAGCATGACAGCACTTTGAAGTTTCTTTTCATCACAGGTTTTTGTGGTGGTTTTACAACCTTCTCAACTTTTTCCGCAGAAAACCTCAGTTTATATCAAAATGGAAATTATATTTCTCTGTTTTTTTATGTTTTATTGAGTGTCGTTATTGGTTTTTTTGCTGTATTGATGGGAGCTAGCATAATTAAAACTTAA